GGAACGCGCCCGACATCTGATCCCGAGTGAAATCTCCCTGCCCCACCATGATCGCCTGATGGCTGGAAGCACCGTCTTCCGCAATGCCAGCACCGTTAGCAATCTGTGTTCAATGGCACGCGGCATCGTGTACTCCGGGCTGCACCCACAGCAAAACGGTCTGTGGGAAAACACTCCCCTTCCCTATTCCGGCGGTTTCCGCAAAGACATCCCTACCTTGGGGACGATGATGCAAGACGCGGGGTATACGACCGGGTATTTCGGCAAGTGGCACCTCAGTCATTTTGGTGTCGATGATGCAGTTGGTCCACGGACAATAGCCTCAACATTCGGCGGCTTTGGTTTTGAGCATACAGACCAGGACCGCGAGCGTGACGGAGCACAGCATGGCTGGAAGTATGACCCACTGAGCGCTGCCAGTGCAGCCAGCTTCATGGCAGAGCAAAAAAGTGGCGACAAACCATGGTTCGCCGCGGTGAATTTCGTCAATCCGCATGACATCATGTTCTTCAAGACGAGCGAGCATCAGCAGCAGAGCCGTCTGAACGAGTTTCCAGACGTTATTCTCCCAGCTCCTGAAGACCCGCTTTATGCGAAGGATTGGGGAATTGATCTGCCGGATACATTTGGTGACGCCACGCTGGAAGGCAAACCGCCCGCACATCGCGAGATGCAGAAAGTCATGGGGTTGGCTTTGGGCGAGATCCCCCTTGATCGAACCGACTACTGGCGCGCCTACAACAACTATTACTTCAACTGTCTCGCCGACATGGATCGCAGCCTTGGCTCTGTTCTCGATGCCCTCGAGGCAACCGACCAGGAGCAGGACACCATTGTAATTTACCTGGCGGATCATGGTGAGATGGCTGGTGTTCACGGGTTGCGTGAAAAAGGCGGCAATGTCTATCGAGAAAACCAGAACATTCCATTCTTCATCCGGCATCCTGAAGTGCAAGGAGGCAGGGAGGTTCAGGCTCTAGCGTCGCAGTTGGACGTCGTGCCAACCCTTCTGTCATTTGCAGGCATTGACGCCACCACCCGCCAGGAGATGTACCCGCTTCTCTCAGGTCATGACCTTTCACCCGCCCTGACAGCGAGCGGCATTGCTGTGGCGGATGGCCCCCGCACAGGGACACTCATGCAGTGGACCAGCCTGGTTCACATGTCGGAAAAAAGCGTCCGCAATTTTGCCGCAGTGCAGAACGCCGCAGGTCCCTTTGCCAAGTTCAACGCCATGGACCTTCGAGAGTTCTTCGGAGGATTCAAAAATCGCGGCCATATGCGGGGGATTGCTGACGGTCGTTACAAGTTCGCGCGATACTTTTCGCCATTTGAACACCATCAGCCCACCACCCTGGCTGATCTGTCCGCCAGCAACGACCTTGAGCTCTATGACACGCTCACCGACCCCGCTGAAGCCGTGAACCTCGCCAATGATCTGCAACGATATGAGGACACCATTCTTGGCCTGAACAGTCAGATGAATGCTCTCATTGCAGATGAGATCGGCATAGATGACGGGTCCTACCTGCCTGGCCCCTCCTCAATCTGGACCGCATAGCGGCTTATCTGGAAACACGCCATGACACCCTTCACCATTAGTCTCTCGGCACTGGCCACATTACTGTTGATATGGTTTCTGATTGAAAAGTCACGCCGCCGCACACACCCGGTCACAGGTGGGCTGCAAGAGAACATAACCCTGCCGCATACGGATGAGTTTGAGCTTTATGCCAATGCCTTTTCGCATTGTTCCCGCAAGACGCGACTTGTCATGGCGGAAGCGGGCGTGCCTTACAATTATCACCAGATCGATCTGATCGAGACCGGCAAGTACGAAACGATTGGGGCGGCGTATCTGAAAGTGAACCCTTCGGGTCTGGTGCCAACGCTCGTGCACAATGGCCACCCGATTTATGAATCGGACGACATTCTGGCCTATGTGGCGGATCATGCAGCGCCCGGTGCGGCTTCACTGGTTCCAACAGATGCGGCGGATCGCGCGGAGATGGATCGCTGGCTTGAGAGTGGTGTCATCTCAAGTGATGACCCGATGGCAAACATGCAGACGCAGGCGGGCAGCTGCATTCCCGGACTGACTTTTCCGGTCTTCGTCACCGCCATCCGCTACGTTCCCTTGCGACGGATTTTGGTCGGTTTCCTGTTTCATCCTGACAAGAAACGGCCAGCTTTCTTCACTGCGTCACGCATTTTCGGCCTGCGGACCATGCTGTCGCAGAAGCCACTTCAGAAGATGATGCATGCCAGCCGCGATCACATGCGCAGGCACCTGGCTCACCTGGCGCAGAAGCTTGAAAGTACAGAGGGCCCGTGGATTCTTGGCGAGCAGTACACGTTGGCGGATGTCACCTGGTCCTGCATTCTGCTGCGCGTTGATGAGACCGGGTGGCTTGACCATTTTTTGCAGGATGCGGACCTGGCTCCGATCCGGACCTATTACAGCGCACTGAAGAACCGGGATAGCTGGAGAGCGGCCATCACCGACAAGGGTCATCCGATTGTCGAGAAGGCTGAAGCCGATCTGAAACAGGCGATCGCCACGGATAGCAAGGTCGCCGAGGCGCTGTACGGCTAGGGCAAAAAGTCAGCGTTGTGCGTTCGTGGCAGCTTCAATGAAGGCATCTACCGGCCCGTAGAAAGGCACGCGCAGTTTTTCAAGATCCGCGTCTGTCCAGTCCCACCATCTGAGACTGAGCAACGCCGCAATCTGCGTGTCGTCGAACCGCTTGCGGATTTCGCGTGCAGGATTGCCGCCGACGATCGCGTAAGGCTCTACATCCTTGGTGACCACCGCACCGGCTGCCACAATGGCACCGTCAGCAATCGTCACACCTGACATGATGATGGCGCGCGCACCTATCCACACGTCATTGCCAATGGTGATGCCACCCTTGGTGACCGCATCCTGATTTGGCTTGTCCGTATCCCAGATCAGGGTCTTGAACGGGTATGTGCTGGGCAGATCAATGGGGTGATCCGCCTTTGAGAAAAACAGCACGTCCGGCCCGATGGAACAAAACGCTCCCACCTTGAGGGGAGCTTCCATGGAGGCTCCGGCGACCATTCGCCGCGCCAGACCATAGGAATGGCGGCCGATGGAGATTTCGGGGCCCAGATCAGGTTCTGATTTGGTCAGCTTACGTATTTTCCGGCGTAGCTGTTTCAAAAAGCTCATTTGCCCGCCCCTTCCAGTGACCGGAGCGCTGATACACCGCGCAGTGCGGCCCATGTGCCCGCACACCTGGCTGCGTCCCGGCGGCCCTGGAAGCCACGAAAGACCACAAAGTTGCCCAGTGCCTTTATGCCGTAGCGCAGTGTGTCTCGCAGGGCCAGGCGCGTGGCAGCCACGGTGCCATGGTATTTGCGTTCAATATGAATCCGCGACCAGGCGATGTGCCAGAACTTTTCCCAATAGTACGCTGCATTGGGTCTCACCGAGCCGGAATTGAGATGTACGACGACACTGTTCGGCACAACGATGAGGCTGTGTCCGGCGCGGCGGATGCGCATGCACATGTCGTCATCCTCGAAATAGAGAAAGACGTCCGGATCGTAGAAACCGATTTCCTTCAGCACGTCCATGCGCACGAGGTTGACCGCGCCTGAGATGAACTCGACGCAGATATCGCCATCGGGCGGCAGTTCGCCATCGCGCTTGCCGAACAGATGCCGCCGCCACAACTCCACATCATGGCTTGGTTCAATATGCCCGTCCCCGGCCTTGTGGACCGGCCCGAACATTGCCGCATCGGGATATTTGTCCGCTGCATCGATGAGTGCCTGAATGGCGTCCTCGCTCAGCACAGAATCCGGATTTGCAAGCAGGGCCAGCTCCGTTTCAACGGCGTCTAGTCCCCTACTAGCGCCGCGACCATAGCCCTGCCCTATCTCGTTGCGCAGGACCGTCGCATCGGGGCGCTTGGCGGACACGATGTCCAGCGTATCGTCGCTCGACGCGTTATCCACCACCACCAGCCGCACGTCACGGGGCAGACTGTCCAGCAATCCACCGATTACCAGCCCGCCATTATGTGTGACGGTTACGACTGTCAGCCTTGTGTGCATACTGGGTCCGAATAGCGAGATTTACAGATTGCTGGGATAGCTTACGGCTGCGCTGCGCACAACCATAGGCCCCAACCCGGCAGGTGACGAGGGAGACGATACATGGGTGACCTGGTTCTGCGTGCGGACGACAAAGGTGTTGCGACACTGACGATCAACCGGCCTGACAAGCTGAATGCGCTGAATGTGCCTGTGTTTCAGGAACTCGAAGCACATGTGGCTGACATTGAAGCATCGCAGGATAGCGTTGGCTGTGTCGTTGTGCGTGGCGCGGGACGTTGTTTTTCTGCCGGTCATGACCTTGGGGACATTGCGACAGGTGAAAAGCTGCCGCGCCCCAACTATCAGCCGCTGGTGATTGAACGTCTGGCGAACCTGCCGCAGCCGGTTATCAGTGCCGTCCACAGTCATTGCTACACGGGTGCCCTGGAATTGGCTTTGGCGGGCGACATTGTGCTGGCGAGCGAGAACGCCAAGTTTGCTGACACCCATGCGAAATGGTCGTTGACGCCTGTGTGGGGCATGAGCCAGAGATTGCCGCGGCGCGTGGGCAAGACCAAGGCTGCTGAAATGATGCTGACCGCCCAGACCTACTCAGGACGCCAGGCGGAAGCCATGGGACTGGCCAATGTGTGTTACGCCGATGACGGCTTCTATGACGATGTGGCTGCGTTCTGCGGCACGATGCTGGAGAACTCCTGGTTCTCGCTGCGGGCTCTCAAGAAGCTGCTGCGGGAGACAGATGGTCTTGATCTGTCGGCCGGGCTGGCGCACGAAATCTACAAGTCCGAGGGCGTTGGCCCGGACATGCAGGAACGGATTGCGGGCTTCGGGAAGAAGTAGGTCAGCCGGCCTTGCTGAGGGTCGGTGCACCGGCCTCGCGGGCGGGCGCATAGTTGGCGTCGCGCTTTTCCAGCTGGGACAGGACGGCTTCGATCTGATTGGCACTGCCGATGAGGGCATCCTGCTCAACGGATTCAAGCACCAGGCCTTCTTCTTCGCCTGCATAGACTGCTGCACTCAAAAGGCGCTTGGAGGCTTCGATGGCCGATGGGCTTTTTGAAGCGATCTCGCGGGCCGTGGCAAGCGCTGCGGCAAGCGGGTCGGCTTCAACGCGGGTGGCAAAGCCGTATTCCAGTGCTTCTTCGCCAGAGAAGACGCGGCCGGTATATGTCAGCTCGCGGACGATATCTTCGCGGGCGAGATGGCGCATGATCTGGGTGCCTGCCATGTCCGGCACAAGGCCCCAGCGGATTTCCATGATGGACAACTTGGTGTCCGGTGCGACGTAGCGCATATCAGCCCCAAGGATGACCTGGAAGCCACCGCCAAAGGCAACACCGTGAACGGCGGCGATTACAGGCACCGGCATTTCGCGCCAGACGCGGACCGCATATTGCGGGCGGTTGGAGATGCCGTGGGTGCGTTGCTCAAGGCGCCCTGCACCGCCTGTCGGGGCTGCTTCTTGCGGTTTGGCATCGGCCATCTTGCCGAAATTGCCCATGTCGAGACCGGCGCAGAAGGCGCGGCCTTCGCCTGAAATGACGATGCAGCGTACATCAGGATTGGCGGCCAGCTCCTGACCGCGGGTGATGAGTGCCTCGAACATGGCATCGTCCAGGGCATTCATCTTGTCAACGCGGGTGAGACGGACGTCGGCCACGCCGTTGTCAATTGATACGGAAATGCGGTCGCTCATCTGTCTGTCCTCCTGCTGACAAAAGAAAACCGGCGGTGGCTGCTGCCACCGCCGGTGAGTGTCGTCCTAGTTCATGCGCTCAACGATGATGGCCGGAGCCATGCCACCTGCAGCACACATGGTCACGAGACCATATTTCTTGTCCTGACGTTCAAGCTCATCAACCATGGTGCCGATGAGGATAGAACCGGTGGCACCGATCGGGTGACCCAGTGCCATGGCACCGCCATTCACATTGACCTTGTCGCGGTCGAGGTTGAGATCGCGAATGAACTTTTCAGCCACAACCGAGAACGCTTCGTTGATTTCGAACAGGTCGATGTCTTCGATCTTGAGACCGGCCTTATCGAGAACCTTCTTGGCGGCAGGCACGGGTGCGTTGAGCATCAGTGTCGGGCTGTCACCCATGTTTGCCATGGCAACGACGCGAGCGCGCGGCTTCAGGCCGTTCTTCTTGGCGTAGTCAGGTGACGCGAGCAGAACAGCTGCTGCCCCATCCACAACGCCCGACGAGTTACCGGCGTGGTGCACGTGGTTGATGTCGAGATCCGGGTAGACCTGCTGCACGAGCTTGCGGAAGGTCGTGCCCTTCTCGTCGAGCTCATAGTCGGCGATGCCGGCAAATGACGCCTTGAGGCCTGCAAGGCCCTCGCGGGTCGTCTGCGGACGGGGGAACTCTTCGTGGTCGAGGGCAACGGTGCCGTCCATGTTGAGGACGGGCACAAGCGCCTTGTCGAAGTGACCGTTCTTGATGGCGTTGTCGGCGCGCTGCTGGCTGACCAGTGCAAGGTCATCAACGGCTTCGCGGGAGATGCCTTCGAGCGTTGCGATGGCATCAGCGCACACACCCTGGTGCGGCTGCGGGTGCATGTCGCGCAGGTGCTCGTTGCCACTGTCGAGGAACGGGCTCATGGACTCATGACCGGGCTGACCGTTGAGGGACATCATTTCTGTGCCACCAGCGATGACCAGATCTTCCATGCCGGACATGATGTTGGCCGCAGCGATGTTCACCGTGGTGATGCCTGAGCCGCAGAAACGGTCAAGGGTCATGCCGGAGGAGCGCACGTCATAGCCTGCGTCGAGAGCGGCCATGCGACCAAGGTCACCGGCCTGCTTGCCGCGCTGGGAGGATGTGCCCCAGATGATGTCGTCAACTTCTTCGGTCTTCAGGCTGTTGCGCTCGGCAACGGCTTTGAGAACTGTTGAACCCAGATGCTGGGGATGCAGTTCCCACAGGGCGCCTTTGCCAGCCTTGCCGATCGCGCGGGGCGTGCGGCAGGCATCGATGATCCATGCTTCGCTCATTTCCTCATCCTCATGTTGGTGATCGTTTTATCGAATTTGTATGTGGTGGTGGTGTACCGGACGCAAAAGAGGGATGCGAGTCACTTCGCATCCCTCTTTCCGTTGACGTCGCGTCATCCGTGGTTTTTCACGGACGAAATTTTACCTAGGCATCCACGTCGAATGTCAGGCCGGCATTTGCCACCAGACGGTCGACCAGTTTCATGCCCATGGCCGGTGCAGATGTGTAGATGCCACCCGCTTCAACCACGTCATCCTTGGCAAGACATACAG
The Pyruvatibacter sp. HU-CL02332 genome window above contains:
- a CDS encoding acetyl-CoA C-acetyltransferase, with translation MSEAWIIDACRTPRAIGKAGKGALWELHPQHLGSTVLKAVAERNSLKTEEVDDIIWGTSSQRGKQAGDLGRMAALDAGYDVRSSGMTLDRFCGSGITTVNIAAANIMSGMEDLVIAGGTEMMSLNGQPGHESMSPFLDSGNEHLRDMHPQPHQGVCADAIATLEGISREAVDDLALVSQQRADNAIKNGHFDKALVPVLNMDGTVALDHEEFPRPQTTREGLAGLKASFAGIADYELDEKGTTFRKLVQQVYPDLDINHVHHAGNSSGVVDGAAAVLLASPDYAKKNGLKPRARVVAMANMGDSPTLMLNAPVPAAKKVLDKAGLKIEDIDLFEINEAFSVVAEKFIRDLNLDRDKVNVNGGAMALGHPIGATGSILIGTMVDELERQDKKYGLVTMCAAGGMAPAIIVERMN
- a CDS encoding enoyl-CoA hydratase/isomerase family protein, coding for MGDLVLRADDKGVATLTINRPDKLNALNVPVFQELEAHVADIEASQDSVGCVVVRGAGRCFSAGHDLGDIATGEKLPRPNYQPLVIERLANLPQPVISAVHSHCYTGALELALAGDIVLASENAKFADTHAKWSLTPVWGMSQRLPRRVGKTKAAEMMLTAQTYSGRQAEAMGLANVCYADDGFYDDVAAFCGTMLENSWFSLRALKKLLRETDGLDLSAGLAHEIYKSEGVGPDMQERIAGFGKK
- a CDS encoding crotonase/enoyl-CoA hydratase family protein; the protein is MSDRISVSIDNGVADVRLTRVDKMNALDDAMFEALITRGQELAANPDVRCIVISGEGRAFCAGLDMGNFGKMADAKPQEAAPTGGAGRLEQRTHGISNRPQYAVRVWREMPVPVIAAVHGVAFGGGFQVILGADMRYVAPDTKLSIMEIRWGLVPDMAGTQIMRHLAREDIVRELTYTGRVFSGEEALEYGFATRVEADPLAAALATAREIASKSPSAIEASKRLLSAAVYAGEEEGLVLESVEQDALIGSANQIEAVLSQLEKRDANYAPAREAGAPTLSKAG
- a CDS encoding glycosyltransferase family 2 protein; translation: MHTRLTVVTVTHNGGLVIGGLLDSLPRDVRLVVVDNASSDDTLDIVSAKRPDATVLRNEIGQGYGRGASRGLDAVETELALLANPDSVLSEDAIQALIDAADKYPDAAMFGPVHKAGDGHIEPSHDVELWRRHLFGKRDGELPPDGDICVEFISGAVNLVRMDVLKEIGFYDPDVFLYFEDDDMCMRIRRAGHSLIVVPNSVVVHLNSGSVRPNAAYYWEKFWHIAWSRIHIERKYHGTVAATRLALRDTLRYGIKALGNFVVFRGFQGRRDAARCAGTWAALRGVSALRSLEGAGK
- a CDS encoding sulfatase-like hydrolase/transferase; amino-acid sequence: MKNISRRTALIGAGAIAAAYGAYRIARPGNAGRPRVALDTPSGRRPNILLILTDQERARHLIPSEISLPHHDRLMAGSTVFRNASTVSNLCSMARGIVYSGLHPQQNGLWENTPLPYSGGFRKDIPTLGTMMQDAGYTTGYFGKWHLSHFGVDDAVGPRTIASTFGGFGFEHTDQDRERDGAQHGWKYDPLSAASAASFMAEQKSGDKPWFAAVNFVNPHDIMFFKTSEHQQQSRLNEFPDVILPAPEDPLYAKDWGIDLPDTFGDATLEGKPPAHREMQKVMGLALGEIPLDRTDYWRAYNNYYFNCLADMDRSLGSVLDALEATDQEQDTIVIYLADHGEMAGVHGLREKGGNVYRENQNIPFFIRHPEVQGGREVQALASQLDVVPTLLSFAGIDATTRQEMYPLLSGHDLSPALTASGIAVADGPRTGTLMQWTSLVHMSEKSVRNFAAVQNAAGPFAKFNAMDLREFFGGFKNRGHMRGIADGRYKFARYFSPFEHHQPTTLADLSASNDLELYDTLTDPAEAVNLANDLQRYEDTILGLNSQMNALIADEIGIDDGSYLPGPSSIWTA
- a CDS encoding glutathione S-transferase family protein codes for the protein MTPFTISLSALATLLLIWFLIEKSRRRTHPVTGGLQENITLPHTDEFELYANAFSHCSRKTRLVMAEAGVPYNYHQIDLIETGKYETIGAAYLKVNPSGLVPTLVHNGHPIYESDDILAYVADHAAPGAASLVPTDAADRAEMDRWLESGVISSDDPMANMQTQAGSCIPGLTFPVFVTAIRYVPLRRILVGFLFHPDKKRPAFFTASRIFGLRTMLSQKPLQKMMHASRDHMRRHLAHLAQKLESTEGPWILGEQYTLADVTWSCILLRVDETGWLDHFLQDADLAPIRTYYSALKNRDSWRAAITDKGHPIVEKAEADLKQAIATDSKVAEALYG